The genome window tttatactgATTTGGAAGCGTCTCTATAAGCATTTAAAATTTGTAACAAGCTAAGCTGGTGATGAACAAAAATATTGACCCATCGATTAAAGGATGAGAAATCTTAAAATGAAGGGCAATGGATGTGATTTTCTAGTGACCACCACCCAAGGTCAAGGGGAAGATTGATTCCTACAGGACGGGTCCTAGATGCAGAAAACAATAGAGATTATACGCTCGCTCGAAATTCTTTGTAGGTACGGGCTCCCTCTCATACTGTCCGAGTGATGTGATAGCACTGGAAAATGTTCATTGATGAGCAACGAGGGTTTAAACAGTTTGATAGACCTGTGGCCATGTTTTACGAGCCCCAAATGCTCAATAGAGATGCATGATATGCTTGCTTCTCACTGCTCCCTTTCTGCAGAGATGACTAATCTGTTTCACGTTCAAAAAACAATGGCCTTGCTTACTAGCAAACCCAACCAGAAAagcaatcaaaatataataaaccaCCAAGAAGAAGGGTAATACTCAGTAATCTGATGCAAAATTGGAATACCACGGGGGGTATGAATTCCATGTTACAAAGAACGCTTAAATCAACACGAAAGGACAAAATGGGGGATCAACTACACAAAATATGAAACAATGCGTTTGGGTGTCAGGAAAACATAAGTTAGAAGTTTCCTTCAAAGACAGTtccttctattttattattgatcTCCTAAACAAGTAGAACTGCATTTATACATCCGTCATTCTCTGGGTTATTTGTTACTTGAGCATATTTCCCTGCATCAACCCCATAGAAAACCAAATTAGCAAAGCAATTGAAAGATGCTATTATAGTTGAAACAATATCGGCAGTGAAACCAAGTTTGGCCGGCCAGACTTACCCCAAACAACTTTACCAGCTGGTGTGACAAGACCTAACTCACTGACATTCACCTGAAATTTGAAATGATGAGAAATAAGTGATCAGGCAACGCCACGCAagaaatataactatatatcaGACTCACGGAGATAAATTGGTATTTCAGAGAGAGGGAAGAGGTATTTACCTCAATGATAGTTCCCTTAGTGATCACACCGAGAGATGTGTATGTAGGACCATTAGGGTTTTTCTTTACTCCAATGATCTCAAGGTTGAAGGTGCACTTGAGCTCAGGGTGTGTCACATGAGCTTTGGTGAATCGCAACCCTGTAGGGCGAATAAAACGCTCATACTTGGGAGGTTTTCTTGTAAAACCTGGTCCTACAAATGTGGCCTTAGTAACCATTCTCTTCCACTGCTTGGCTGCAAAAGAAAGCCAAAAACATTACGGTCATTTCTAGGCTAACATCTCTCGGAtgttttaacataataaaaaacctcaaatgcacatgaaaatatttatttttgtatatgctCATAAACACAAGCCTCATGGATGGGTAAAAAAAGGAGTACAATGTGGGGTACAAAGTCAGGATTTCTATACTTATTCTTTTTAATCGATGAGCTAATAGTTATCATCCCAGTTTCCTAACTGACCACACCCTGAATTGTATGTTACCTTAATTCAggtatcaaattatttttatcaacaagCCAACGGTGTTCAACCCACATTCCTAACTGACCATAAGCTGAATTGAATGTGATCCAAATTCAGGAGTATATGCGATTTAAGAGGTGCTTCATGATGAACAGAGAAAATTGGAAAAGTGCTTACTCTTCCGTTTTCCAGATCTAATAACTTTAAACATCTCATCCTCTGCAACAGGCCTCacctaaagaaagaaaaggacttCCAAGTGAGACACTAATAATCATTCAAAGTGTTGAGCAATCAGCATATTCAAGCAATAGCTCATAATGGAGAATAAGTCAGAGAGGCACATGATGGAGATGCTAAAGGAAAACTCGAACTCCATCTTACCTTAGGTAGAGGGACCTCCCATTTTCCAGCCTTCTCTTTCCTCTTTTGCTTTATACTGTTGCTAAGAATCTGCATATAGCACCATGTCACATATTTTATTTCCAAACATGTATGAATAAGGGAGACGATTTATAGTCATATCAGCCAAAAAGCATTACCTTTGCTCGTGTAGTGTTTTCACGATCCAACAGATAGGCAGGAATAGCTCCATCGTGAACATCATCATCCACCTTGCGCCTAGATGTTGACTCCTCATGCATAGCCAATCTGTTGACATGATACAGAATTATCCACATGCATAACTGGCAATAACTGCTTGCTTCATGAAGAGAATATGTAAAAGCAACTAGACAATGTTGACATCCCAATGCTGCATAACCACAAGCTAACATATGCAAAACCcaattttacaagaaaatataattgtgaGGATGCATCTCTTTTGCATGTATTCCGACCAAAACTTACACAAATTTTTTAACAGCAAAAGAAAGGCTAACGAGAGAGAAGTACTCTGAAACATAAAGCCAACAACTTTAAAACCGATTCTTAGCTTATAAATCAAATTCCCTAGCTAAAGCCAGTAGATAACCACCGCATTTACTTCTCACCTTTGGCACCACCAAGTAATCATACACAGACATAATCTCTGTAAATCCTAACCAGCTACGCAAAACTGCTACACAACCATACGATGAGAAATGAAACACGACTTAagacattaaaattgatttctcCAATTCgcggaaaaaaataaatttcaatactaaaagaagagcacatcatcatcaataagCTGCCACTAACCTTCATGTCTAAGAACATAATAGAAACATACTAGTTTCGTCTAATCAAAACTTAATTACCAACAATTTGATCAGTATGATTAAGAAAAGACTAACGTTTTCTTCATGAGAGCCTTCTCAGCATAATTTTTCTTGGCGATCATCTTTCCCTTAATACCCAAAGCCTGTTCCCATCCaaccacaaaaataacaaaaacagtcacattaaaatcaaacatgaaacagcaaattcaagaaagaaaaaaggtatAAAAGACAAAGAAGACCTTCTGGGCTCTCTCAGAGTGTTTGTGGACTTCACGCGCCTCCTTCTTGCGCTTACGCTCGAAATGATCGAGGCGGTATCCATGCCTCTTCCTGTGCAGCTCTATGTAATCTCCTTGCGGCTacacaaatcaaatcaagtcaagtcaaatcaaatcaaactaaaGTATTCTTGATCAGTCACAGAAGAGAAGAGCTTATCAGAGGTAAACCATGGTGCCTTCACTTCGAGTTTACAAagagtgttttcctttttccccttttttttttgtgcgtgTGAGTGTGAGGAAGGAGGGGAGAGAAACCCTAATTTGGGGTTTTGAAAGTGTGGATCCGTGCAAGGTAGCTAGCTGACAATGTATTGGGTCGGTGCAATATTTGGGCTAAACCGAATGGAGTCTGGTTGGGCTGAGTTGgg of Populus trichocarpa isolate Nisqually-1 chromosome 16, P.trichocarpa_v4.1, whole genome shotgun sequence contains these proteins:
- the LOC7488094 gene encoding uncharacterized protein LOC7488094; the encoded protein is MPQGDYIELHRKRHGYRLDHFERKRKKEAREVHKHSERAQKALGIKGKMIAKKNYAEKALMKKTLAMHEESTSRRKVDDDVHDGAIPAYLLDRENTTRAKILSNSIKQKRKEKAGKWEVPLPKVRPVAEDEMFKVIRSGKRKTKQWKRMVTKATFVGPGFTRKPPKYERFIRPTGLRFTKAHVTHPELKCTFNLEIIGVKKNPNGPTYTSLGVITKGTIIEVNVSELGLVTPAGKVVWGKYAQVTNNPENDGCINAVLLV